The stretch of DNA CGACTGCAGTtcacctggtgctgctgaggctggggagACTCTGGCTGTGGTTGCCAAATTCCAGGCGTGGGGTCTGGGTCAGAAGGGAGCTGGAAGATGAAAGGAAAGGATTGTCAGGCTGAGATAAAAGTCACCCTGGTGCTTTGCCAAATGGCAATTCAGCAGATGGCTCCAGAGCCCCAAAGAGCTGTCTGGCAGGTAAATGCAGCACCACAATCCCAACCTCTCATAAGCAAGAGCCATTTTCCCTGGGGAGGCCATGCTCCACAGTGATCTCCCTTCCCTGAGCTTGCAAAGTCAGGTGAAAAAGGCAGGGTAGGAACCCACAGAGGGTAGTTAAATTAGTTCAGATTTCCCTTCCCCGTGCTGCAGGGTGGAGCAGGCCTGGCCCAGCAGACAGGTCCAGGCTTTGGGCACTcactgctcctccccagctccctcattTTGCCCATCAGCATCTCCTCTCTCTGAAACACTGGCACCTTCAGCCAGTccagcaggaggctgagccCCAACACCATCCCCTGCTTCCCATCaccatcccctgctctccagccccatcccctgctcctcatcaccatcccctgctccccagcaccatcccctgctccccgggggggggggggggggggggggggggggggggggggggggggggggggggggggggggggggggggggggggggggggggggggggggggggggggggggggggggggggggggggggggggggggggggggggggggggggggggggggggggggggggggggggggggggggggggggggggggggggggggggggggggggggggggggggggggggggggggggggggggggggggggggggggggggggggggggggggggggggggggggggggggggggggggggggggggggggggggggggggggggggggggggggggggggggggggggggggggggggggggggggggggggggggggggggggggggggggggggggggggggggggggggggggggggggggggggggggggggggggggggggggggggggggggggggggggggggggggggggggggggggggggggggggggggggggggggggggggggggggggggggggggggggggggggggggggggggggggggggggggggggggggggggggggggggggggggggggggggggggggggggggggggggggggggggggggggggggggggggggggggggggggggggggggggggggggggggggggggggggggggggggggggggggggggggggggggggggggggggggggggggggggggggggggggggggggggggggggggggggggggggggggggggggggggggggggggggggggggggggggggggggggggggggggggggggggggggggggggggggggggggggggggggggggggggggggggggggggggggggggggggggggggggggggggggggggggggggggggggggggggggggggggggggggggggggggggggggggggggggggggggggggggggggggggggggggggggggggggggggggggggggggggggggggggggggggggggggggggggggggggggggggggggggggggggggggggggggggggggggggggggggggggggggggggggggggggggggggggggggggggggggggggggggggggggggggggggggggggggggggggggggggggggggggggggggggccatcccctgctccccaacaccatcccctgctccccagcatcagcccctgctccccagcaccatcctctgctccccagaCTAATCAAAGTCTGTCAAAGAAGGAATTTTGCAGAGTTGGAAACCAGAGCAGAATAATTCCTCTGTGTTCATTTGCCAGGTGTGTTTACAGGAGGTTTATGACCTCATGTAATTATCAGTGTCCAGACAGGTGGCTTCACACCTGACACCACAGGATGTCACCTCAGTCCTGCCTGTTCTACTGATgttctgctcatcctgctgctccccaccacACCCACTCCCAGTTCAGGATGTTTTGCTGACCGTGGCTTGCTGTGCTGTCTCCTCACACCCTTCCAGCCCCTCacaggggaatctctgctggcTGGAAGGGTCAGGAGCCATCCAGGCAACTCCTGGAGGGTCTGGGTTGACATGACAGGGACATGGCTGCAAACAGAGGAGTTGCTTGGAGGCACTGGGCAGCTGAAGATAAACCAGCATcacccagcagggacacagcagctcaCCCCAGAGAGAGGGCAGAGgtgtctgcagcactgctgccacagcaagAGCTGCCCTTCCAGTTCCAGCCCGGCTTCTGGAGAAACACCTCTGCCCTCTCTCTGTGCCAAGAACAAGCCCTGCTTCCccaggaggctctgctggagaTCAGGATCCTCCTCACACCAGAGGTGCTGAGGCACGTGGTGGGGTGGGGCTTGCCCAGAGCTGAGTGTTCCTCTTGTTTTCCAGATCAGCAATGTGAGCTTCTTTGTGCTGTCCCCTGCACTGCTGTACCTGAACCGGCAGTACTGCCAGAAGAAGGCTGTGCCCCTGTACTTTGTCtcggggctgctcctcctcgTAGGTAGGTGCCAGCATTGTGGGAAGACCACACAGGTTGCCAGACTACCCAACATGAGACCTTTGGAGGGTCTCAGTGGCCAAAGCACAGGGAGAACTTGGGTGGGTGTGGGAATCAGTGAGCCAagggtctctctgaattcttcggagagaaatcagagtgcagggatccaattaaagcctttggatggattgaagtatattaagccactcacacataaagtaaacatttaagtagaagtaagttcgtaagttttagggtgaattctaatgcttttagtaagtgaaaggttttaaatgccagagtagcagagcAAGTTCTAGTGAgggttgaaacatactgatattttcagcaagaggctccaggctCACAGTTGTAGACAGTGCTTAAAAGCTCCTAAGTAGGTGCAATAGATCACTGGGGGTGAGGAACCTCACAGGTGGGCAACCAAGCAGCCTGGTCTGTTTAAAGCCTGCAGCCCATGGTTCCTGGCAGCTGTGGATATGCactttccagccctgactcagTTCAGCCCCCTTGAGCACCAAAATCCACACCCTGCTCTTCAGGAATGGTGTATCCTCAGGAACATCCCCCAGGAACCTCCCAGGGCTTGTGGGAGGATGAAGCTTTGTCATCTGAAGGTGCCCTTGCTCCTTGCAGGTGTCTTCTCCATGTACTTCCACATGACTCTGAGCTACGTGGGACAGCTCCTGGATGAGCTCTCCATCCTCTGGACGCTGGCTGTGGCTTATTCCTTCTGGTACCCACAGGCTTACTTCCCCAAGTGCATCAAGACCAGGTATGACCCAGAGGGACACAGTGCAGGCTGTgaggggagggatgggacaTTGACACTGAAGTGTAGTGACCCACAGATCCTCCAGTTCCCCTGCAAGGGGTCAGCTCTGAGGTCACTGAAGGGCTTTAGGACCAGGCCTTCCTTCTTTtggtgctggcagaggaaaAGTCAAAACcctcctgtgctgagctcctctcagctggagctgcttgtGTTTGTGGCACTGCAGAGGAAACTTTGCATGGAGAATTccaaaattaattagaaaatgaaatgttccTGAACATTAACATTCAATTACTCATGCTGTCAATCTGTTCCAGCATCCTCTATCATCCAGAGAGCTTTCCCTCAATGCTGAGGGGGTTTCCCATAGGACAAGATGGTTACACCCCTCATTTCAAGGAGTCACAGTTGTAGACAGTGCTTAAAAGCTCCTAAGTAGGTGCAATAGATCACTGGGGGTGAGGAACCTCACAGGTGGGCAACCAAGCAGCCTGGTCTGTTTAAAGCCTGCAGCCCATGGTTCCTGGCAGCTGTGGATATGCactttccagccctgactcagTTCAGCCCCCTTGAGCACCAAAATCCACACCCTGCTCTTCAGGAATGGTGTATCCTCAGGAACATCCCCCAGGAACCTCCCAGGGCTTGTGGGAGGATGAAGCTTTGTCATCTGAAGGTGCCCTTGCTCCTTGCAGGTGTCTTCTCCATGTACTTCCACATGACTCTGAGCTACGTGGGACAGCTCCTGGATGAGCTCTCCATCCTCTGGACGCTGGCTGTGGCTTATTCCTTCTGGTACCCACAGGCTTACTTCCCCAAGTGCATCAAGACCAGGTATGACCCAGAAGGACACAGTGCAGGCTGTgaggggagggatgggacaTTGACACTGAAGTGTAGTGACCCACAGATCCTCCAGTTCCCCTGCAAGGGGTCAGCTCTGAGGTCACTGAAGGGCTTTAGGACCAGGCCTTCCTTCTTTtggtgctggcagaggaaaAGTCAAAACcctcctgtgctgagctcctctcagctggagctgcttgtGTTTGTGGCACTGCAGAGGAAACTTTGCATGGAGAATTccaaaattaattagaaaatgaaatgttccTGAACATTAACATTCAATTACTCATGCTGTCAATCTGTTCCAGCATCCTCTATCATCCAGAGAGCTTTCCCTCAATGCTGAGGGGGTTTCCCATAGGACAAGATGGTTACACCCCTCATTTCAAGgagggctggctgggctggaggagcccagaAGAAAAGATGGGGCCACTGGGAGGGCATGGACCAGCAGAAATGGGAACCCAGCAGGGCTTTACTCAGAGGATGtctcctcctggctggagccCTCTGAGCCCTCTTGCAAAGACCTGCTCCAAGTGTGCTCTTCCCATGCCGAACAGGAGGTCACCGGGAGTTCACCGTGGAGACTCggctgggggagagggaagggactTGGGAAGGGATTTGCATGTGAAAGGCCCCTCTGAGCCCTATTGTTGCTCAGGGAGCCCAAATCACAgtcctgcctggcagcccctccctgtgcaGAGTTCCCTGCCTTTGCCCCATCCCTGGTACCACCATGAAGGTGCAGGAGCACTTTCCAAagtcctgggctgtgctccgggtCTGTCACAGATCCACCCACCGGGGGCTGCCACCTCATCCTTCCTGCAGGACCCCACAGACACTGAGCTCAGCCACGTGCAGACAGACGGGAGAAGCTTTTCCCCTCtcaggacaggagcagggccCTTCCCACCCTTACCCTCCCCTCCTGAGAGCCCTAGGGGCACTGGCACTCACTCCCAGTTCCCCTCAGGAGGCATTTCTTCTGGCTGACTGGGATCACCACCGTGATCAGCACCTTCATGTCCTTCATCAAGCCGACCCTCAATGCCTACGCCCTGAACTGCATCGCCTTCCACCTGCTGTACATGACCTGGAAGGAGCTCAAGAAGTAAGGAGGGGGTCAGGGGTGACCTGCAggtccagctgtgctcctgttgGGCAGTGACTCTGTCCTCAACAGTGAATGGAGCCCAAGTCTTCACCAGCCACGTGTACTGGGGAGGGATGAGGCAGaggcccaggcagggctgtgggcagtgggTACAAGAAGGGCACCTGGCCCAGAATGTGGACAACCCATGGGACAGCAGTGGAGTCATCATCCCTAGAAGTTGTCAAAaaccctgtggatgtggcatttgaGGACAGGGTTTTGTGCTGAGCATGGTGGTAGTGCTGGCTTAACAGTTGGACatgatgatcttaaaggtcatTTCTGACCTTTATAGTCCTATGAGTCCATGATTCTCCTCTCAGCTGccatctctgcagctccttcccctttGTGGGGCATTTGGGAACTagtgtggggctgggagaaCCTTCCAAGGTCTGGAGAGAAAGACAGGAGTGCTCTGGCATCTGCCAGCATCACCCTCACACCCAGAAAGTCAGAAATCCTCTCCCCAGAGCCACACTTTTCCAGTTCCTGTGGAATTCTGAGTAATACTCTCCAGAAGGGTTTGCACTGCTGCAtgtgcaggcaggagccagccctctttaaaattccctttcctcccaacagcattcctgtgctgcctgtccctctctgtgtgttGCAGGTGCAATGACAGGCGGGTGCACCGCATGGCCGCTGTCATGGTGATGTGGTGGGTGCTGGCCATCACCAGCTGGATCAGTGACcgctggctctgctggctctggcaggcCATCAACTTCCCCTACTTCCACAGCTTCTGGTAAGGGCTCCAGGAACCCCAGCCCAAACATTTCGTGGCCTGAAAGGtccacagcagagaaacagcagctgagaTGAGACACTGAGCTGCATTATTTCCCCATCCTCTCCCCCTTTTCTGTCACTATTAGTGCTTCTCCTAACTCAGCCCTATACAGTGTTTAATGTCTCTCTTCTCCACACAGCCAAGCACTGTTTTGCAAGTGAAATGGTTCCAGAAGTCCCTCTAGGTGGGCACTGGCTCTCAAAAGGATGCTCCCAGGGTGCTGTGTGAAGTGCAACATCCTTGGGGTTATTTTAGCAGCCAAACTGAAAGGCAGGGCTTTGTTTGGACCTGACATTTCAGTACCTGCCCAGGTGAGGCTGCAAGTGCTGCACACTCAGATCCATCCTCACAAAGCACTGGGATGGCTGGGACAGACAATGCAGCCAGGAAATGGGGAATGGTTGGAATGAGTCCCCTATgtcaccccagcccctctgcaccaggaattgtccccagcccagctcacagaGCTCTGACAGGATTTCCCTGCAGGACCCtcactccctgcagccctcaTGGGACCtttgggggctgcagcctcAGGGTGACCGTGCCAGCAGGCAAAGATCTCTGTGTCCAACGCAGGtttttgctttccttggcaGGCACGTGCTGATAGCCATGTCCCTGCTGTACTGCTGCCCGCTGGTCATCTACTTCGACGTCAGCTACGAGATGCCCTCGTTCAAGCCAAAGCTGGAATACTGGCCCAGCGACTCGTGGCCTGTTGTGGTGCCCTATGTCACCCTGGAGGAACCCCACAAGCAGTGCTAGAGCTGGGTGTCCTCAGGCCTCCCTGGGGCACAGGCTGAGTGATGCTCACACAGGGAACATCTTGGTTGTGTTCCTCCTGTTCCTCAGGCAGGGTAGCAGAGgggccagggagcagctgaggccTTGTGATGCTGGGCATGAAGCAAGGTGGGAGCCCACAGGTGCCCTGGAAAACTCTGCCCAGACTGGTGTTCAGGGAGCTGGAGATCTCCTCCAGCAGATCCCCATGAGGAGGGGAGGGACATGGTGCTGcttctgtgtgctctgtgttaGTCAAGCACCAGCACCCCTTGCTGACAAGGGCACAGCAGAGAACACTGAAGCCAAACTGGTGACAGCTGGGTTTGTTGGGGCTGCTCTAATTGTTATTATTAACTCTATTTATTGATGTATGAGGTCTTATTCAGGAGAGCTGTGCATTAAAGCTGTGGACACTGACTTACACTGaagcccttttttttcctctgactgCACCACATCCTCTCATCTGCCAATCACTCCCACAGACAGGGTGACCAAAGCTCTCTCTGACCCAGGGAGAGATGTTTATAAAGAGAAATCCTGGTGACAGCCCAAAAgaggctctgctggcccaggtCCTGGAATGCCCTGTCCCAGGATCTTCCCTTTCCCCAAACCCCAGTGgccctttttcctccccagctctgagtCTCCAAAGGCTACAAAGGTAATTTGGAGACTCCTCTGCTTTCTGGAAGGGCTGTCTGGGGGCAGGATGAGGTAAGGAGCCAGGATGGTAAAAGCTGGCTGAaggaggggattgtcctgctctgctctgcactggggcagcctcacccccagtgctggggcaccTTGGGCACCACAAGGTCAGAAGGAGCCAAAGCTGTTGGAGAGTGTCCGAAGGAGGGAcccggagctggggaagggctgaggagcagctgagggcactgggctcgttcagctgcagcagaggagactgaggggagactcctcgggggctgcagctcctgccgaggggaggcagaggggcaggggctgagctctgctctgggccagggccaggagcccagcaagggctggagctgtgtcagggctggcacggagctcagggaaaggttcttccccccgagggtgctggcactgcccaggctccccagggaatggtcccggccccaaggctgccagagctgcagcagcgtttggacagcgctctcgggggggctcagggtgggattttgggggctctgggcagggcaggggctgcactgatcatccctgagggtcccttccagctcaggatattctgggattctacaACATTAGATAAAAATGTCATCACCTTTGCAGGAACAAAGAGATGAAGAGCCTCAGAGAAAGacactgctttgctttccatGTTGTTCCCACTGTTGCTCTCACAGCCATGGGACACCCTCCTGTTCCCTAAATCTGAGCCTTGTGCTGGGTCTGGGTCCTGGCCCAGCCTCAGGGACTGGGGAGCACCAAGGATGGGAGATGGCTGAGGTTGGCTTCCTGCAACGCAGCCACACCAAGGTAATGTCACTCCAAGGACCATTTTTGTACCCCTGCGAGTAAAGGAACAGCAGAAGCACTCTGGATTTTATCTTTGAGGAGAAGGTGATGGGGCAGTGCCTTCTCCCATGGCCGTGGCTGCCTCGTGGCTCCCTCTGCAATGGTCCCCAGGGCCACTAGATGGCAAATTTGGCTCATGAACCCCGAGCAATATTTCATTCTGGGAGAGGGATGCCTTGCCACGGACTGGACTCCCAGGCCTGGTCCGTCTGTTGTCTCCATCCCCCAGCACCGGCTCAGACACCTCTCCTCCAGCGCGGCCACCCCTCAGACACCTGCACAGGGCGCAGGGCGCTGGGAACTCGCATCTCCAGCCTTGCATGGCCCTGCCGCCCGTCCTGGTGCCCATCTCATCTCTTTGCCTCTGTCTCCCCTGCGTGCCACCGCTGCCACCTCTCCCCTCGTCACCCCGTCTCCCTTCCGCTGACCCTCCCTGCCGCTCTCCCCCCTCCTCACCCTTTCCCCGGCCCATCACATTCTTCCCCAGCCTATTAATAACTTCTGGGCAATTGCACCGGGTCCCCGCtgggcccggccccgccgccgccgctgcccCGCGCAGCCACTGAACGCGCCGGCAGCAAGTTCAAAAGTGCAGCGGGCCTTTCACAGCCCCGAGCCCCGTCAGGGGGTGGAGGAGGCCGCTTCCAAAGAAAAGGCGGCGTTGCCAgggagcccctggcacaggaaaAGGGGGTCACCTTCACCTCCGGCAGGAGCCGCCGCGATGGACAGGCGCCAGCAGCCCCGCGggctggagatgctgggagcGGCCGCGGGGATGAAGGGCTGGCCCGGGGGCGAGCGGGGCTAATTGGCCACCTCCGGCCGGCGAGCCCCGGTGGGATGCTCGGCCGAGTGGCCAAATCCCCCCGTGCAGTATGGAAATAAGGGAGGTGTCCCCGGCgctgctgcctggagaacaATGTTGCCGCAGTTGAGTGACTGTAACAGGCCCCGATGACAGCCGGGGCCGCGTTAAAAATGCCTATTCAAGCAGATCAAGACATTGAGAGGCCTCGTGGGGATCTGAAACCCTCGGGGATTTCTGGATGAGGCCAGAAGCTgaatccccagccctgggaacctgggaaggaaaaaaaaaaaaaaaaaaaaagagagaaaagaaaagaaacccacaaaGCAGCTTTAAAAGCAGCGCCCGAGGCTGGGCCTCCTGCTCCGAGCGGggctgcagcaaagcaaagcagcccCAAAACCAGGCTGTGAGTGTGCTCGGggcatccccagggctgcacagcGTTATCTTTGCACCCCCAAAACGTCCCCGAGCTGCTGGGCAtgctctgtccttcctgctgGGGAGCCACGGCTGCAGTCTGTGAGGCAGAGCGgacaaacacccccaaaaactGTGAGGGGGATGAAGGGATGGCCAGAACAGTGAATGGGGGACTCCTCGGGGTGAGAGGCAGCAGTGGCCCCTTCCTGAcacctgggagctgtgggggctccctgtgccccgGGACCCTCGGGTGGGTGTGATGGGTGTGacaccagctcagcacaggacaacaggcagggcaggaggacCTGCAACCCCCCTGTGCTCAGGGGCCTGGGCTGGGACTGGCCAAAAAGAAACCTCCTTAATTTTGCCACATCATTTCCCTGCTTTGATTCTCCACGTGGCTGCATAAACCACAAAAGAGAGAGGCAAGAGAAGGAGTGGGaatgaggaagaggatggaGGCTGCTCCTGTCAGCTGTTGCCAGATTAAAGAGGTTGGGAAACAACAGCATCAGTTGAGTCTATTTAGTGCAAttgcaaaacaaatgaaagaaaaacgTTGATAAGGCACCAGTCCTGCAGCATCAAGGATTAACATTTACCTGTTCTGCTGCACCAGTTGCTTCCCGCTGTTTCAGATTCCCAGGATTTGGCAGGCAGACTGGAAACTTTTCAAGGCAGAGTGATTTATCTGTAAAAGATATTGCACATTCATAGACCTGCATAAATAATGCAAAAGTAATTAATAATAACTCAGTCCCTGCTCTTAACAAtgccaggaaaagaaattgcttcACTGGAGTGTCACTTATGCCttttggaaaagatctttatTTGTTAAGTGTCTCAGAGAGAAAGGACAGGGTAGTTTTGAAACAGGGAATGGAGGTCACACAGTCCTGGGATTTTAGTGCTGGCCTGGCAATCTTCAGGATTGATTTAAAAAACCTTCTGCTGGAGTCATGTGAAACCAACATTGATTCAGCTTTGATTTTATGTTTAGTTTTAATCTCCCATGTCTGCAATC from Ficedula albicollis isolate OC2 chromosome 28, FicAlb1.5, whole genome shotgun sequence encodes:
- the ACER1 gene encoding alkaline ceramidase 1, with product MPSIFSYQSAEVDWCESNFVRSAVIAEYYNTISNVSFFVLSPALLYLNRQYCQKKAVPLYFVSGLLLLVGVFSMYFHMTLSYVGQLLDELSILWTLAVAYSFWYPQAYFPKCIKTRRHFFWLTGITTVISTFMSFIKPTLNAYALNCIAFHLLYMTWKELKKCNDRRVHRMAAVMVMWWVLAITSWISDRWLCWLWQAINFPYFHSFWHVLIAMSLLYCCPLVIYFDVSYEMPSFKPKLEYWPSDSWPVVVPYVTLEEPHKQC